The following proteins are co-located in the Pseudomonas sp. ATCC 13867 genome:
- the pyrR gene encoding bifunctional pyr operon transcriptional regulator/uracil phosphoribosyltransferase PyrR yields the protein MTLPSPAELLPRMATDLRNYLAQRGIDSPRFVGIHTGGIWVAQELLKELGSDEILGILDVSFYRDDFTRSGLHPQVRPSELPFEIDGQHLVLVDDVLMSGRTIRAALNELFDYGRPASVTLVSLVDLNARELPIRPDVVGETLSLAPNERVKLRGPAPLVLERTLLSTAL from the coding sequence ATGACCCTGCCCAGCCCCGCCGAACTCCTCCCCCGCATGGCCACCGACCTGCGCAACTACCTGGCGCAGCGCGGCATCGACTCGCCGCGCTTCGTCGGCATCCATACCGGCGGCATCTGGGTCGCCCAGGAACTGCTCAAGGAGCTGGGCAGCGACGAGATCCTCGGCATCCTCGACGTGTCCTTCTACCGCGACGATTTCACCCGCAGCGGCCTGCACCCGCAGGTCCGTCCGTCGGAACTGCCCTTCGAGATCGATGGCCAGCACCTGGTCCTGGTGGACGACGTACTGATGAGCGGCCGGACCATCCGCGCCGCGCTCAACGAGCTGTTCGACTACGGTCGCCCGGCCAGCGTGACCCTGGTCAGCCTGGTGGACCTGAATGCTCGCGAGTTGCCGATTCGTCCGGATGTCGTCGGCGAAACCCTGTCATTGGCACCCAACGAGCGGGTAAAATTGCGCGGTCCCGCACCACTCGTCCTCGAGCGCACGCTTCTCAGCACCGCGCTGTAA
- a CDS encoding trans-sulfuration enzyme family protein, which translates to MSQHDDRLGFATRVIHAGQEPDPSTGAIMPPIYANSTYRQESPGVHKGLDYGRSHNPTRWALERCVADLEGGSKAFAFASGLAAISAVLELLDAGSHIVSGNDLYGGTFRLFERVRRRSAGHDFHFADLAQPGALEAALTDKTRMVWVETPSNPLLRLTDLAAIARTCRERGILCVADNTFASPYVQRPLDLGFDIVVHSTTKYLNGHSDVIGGIAIVGDNPDLVERLGFLQNSVGAIAGPFDAFLTLRGVKTLALRMERHCANALELAKWLEQQPQVKRVYYPGLASHPQHELARRQMKGFGGMISLDLNTDLAGSRRFLENVRLFALAESLGGVESLIEHPAIMTHASIPAENRAALGIGDSLIRLSVGVEDVEDLRTDLARALATI; encoded by the coding sequence ATGAGCCAGCACGACGACCGCCTCGGTTTCGCCACCCGTGTGATCCACGCCGGGCAGGAGCCGGACCCGTCCACCGGGGCGATCATGCCGCCGATCTACGCCAACTCCACCTACCGCCAGGAAAGCCCCGGCGTGCACAAGGGGCTCGACTACGGCCGCTCGCACAACCCCACGCGCTGGGCGCTGGAGCGCTGCGTGGCGGACCTGGAGGGCGGCAGCAAGGCGTTCGCCTTCGCCTCGGGGCTGGCGGCGATCTCGGCGGTACTGGAACTGCTCGACGCCGGCTCGCACATCGTCTCCGGCAACGACCTCTACGGCGGCACCTTCCGCCTGTTCGAGCGGGTGCGCCGGCGCAGCGCCGGGCACGACTTCCACTTCGCCGACCTGGCCCAGCCCGGCGCCCTGGAAGCGGCGCTGACCGACAAGACGCGCATGGTCTGGGTGGAAACCCCGAGCAACCCGCTGCTGCGCCTGACCGACCTGGCCGCCATCGCCCGCACCTGCCGCGAGCGCGGCATCCTCTGCGTGGCCGACAACACCTTCGCCAGCCCCTACGTGCAGCGCCCGTTGGACCTGGGCTTCGACATCGTCGTGCATTCGACCACCAAGTACCTGAATGGCCACTCCGACGTCATCGGCGGCATCGCCATCGTCGGCGACAACCCCGACCTCGTCGAGCGCCTGGGCTTCCTGCAGAACTCGGTGGGCGCCATCGCCGGCCCGTTCGATGCCTTCCTCACCCTGCGCGGAGTGAAGACCCTCGCCCTGCGCATGGAGCGGCACTGCGCCAATGCGCTGGAGCTGGCCAAGTGGCTGGAGCAACAGCCGCAGGTGAAGCGTGTGTATTACCCCGGCCTGGCCTCGCATCCGCAGCACGAGCTGGCGCGCCGGCAGATGAAGGGCTTCGGCGGGATGATCTCGCTGGACCTGAACACCGACCTGGCCGGCTCGCGGCGCTTCCTGGAGAACGTCCGGTTGTTCGCCCTGGCGGAAAGCCTGGGTGGCGTGGAAAGCCTGATCGAGCACCCGGCGATCATGACCCATGCCAGCATCCCGGCGGAGAATCGCGCGGCGCTGGGGATTGGCGATTCGCTGATTCGCCTGTCGGTGGGGGTGGAAGACGTGGAGGACCTGCGCACCGACCTGGCAAGGGCGTTGGCGACGATCTGA
- a CDS encoding dihydroorotase — protein sequence MTVSIRGAHLIDPASGLDKVCDLHIEAGRIVAIGDAPDGFHAAQEIDAAGLVAAPGLVDLSVALREPGYSRKGSIESETRAAAAGGVTSLCFPPQTKPVLDTSAVAELILDRAREAGNAKVFPIGALTRGLAGEQLSELVALRDAGCVAFTNGLAPMASNRVLLRSLEYAATFDLTVIFTSQDHDLAEGGLAHEGPTASFRGLAGIPETAETVALARNLLLVEQSGVRAHFSQLTSARGVELIAQAQARGLPVTADVALYQLILTDEALADFSSLYHVQPPLRSRKDRDALREAVKSGVIQAIASHHQPHEADAKNAPFAATDPGISSVELLLPLAMTLVQDGLLDLPTLLSRLSSGPAAALRLPAGKLAVGSAADVVLFEADGQTLAGETWHSRGQNCPFLGHCLPGVVRCTLVDGHIVHAV from the coding sequence ATGACCGTCAGTATTCGTGGCGCCCACCTGATCGATCCGGCCAGCGGCCTGGACAAGGTCTGCGACCTGCACATCGAGGCCGGCCGCATCGTCGCCATCGGCGACGCCCCCGACGGCTTCCACGCCGCCCAGGAAATCGACGCCGCCGGCCTCGTCGCCGCGCCCGGCCTGGTGGATCTGAGCGTCGCCCTGCGCGAGCCGGGCTACAGCCGCAAGGGCAGCATCGAGAGCGAAACCCGCGCCGCCGCCGCCGGTGGCGTCACCAGCCTGTGCTTCCCGCCGCAGACCAAGCCGGTGCTGGATACCTCGGCGGTGGCCGAGCTGATCCTCGACCGCGCCCGCGAGGCCGGCAACGCCAAGGTGTTCCCCATCGGCGCACTGACCAGGGGCCTGGCCGGCGAACAACTGTCCGAGCTGGTCGCCCTGCGCGACGCCGGCTGCGTGGCCTTCACCAACGGCCTGGCGCCGATGGCGAGCAACCGCGTGCTGCTGCGCTCGCTGGAATACGCGGCGACCTTCGACCTGACCGTGATCTTCACCTCCCAGGACCATGACCTGGCCGAAGGCGGCCTCGCCCACGAAGGCCCGACCGCCAGCTTCCGCGGCCTGGCCGGCATTCCGGAAACCGCCGAGACCGTGGCCCTGGCGCGCAACCTGCTGCTGGTGGAACAGTCCGGCGTGCGCGCGCACTTCAGCCAGCTGACCAGCGCCCGTGGCGTCGAGCTGATCGCCCAGGCCCAGGCCCGCGGCCTGCCGGTCACCGCCGACGTGGCGCTGTACCAGCTGATCCTCACCGACGAGGCGCTGGCGGACTTCTCCAGCCTGTACCACGTGCAGCCGCCGCTGCGCTCGCGCAAGGACCGCGACGCCCTGCGCGAAGCGGTGAAGAGCGGCGTGATCCAGGCCATCGCCAGCCACCACCAGCCCCACGAGGCGGACGCCAAGAACGCGCCATTCGCCGCCACCGACCCGGGCATCAGCAGCGTCGAACTGCTGCTGCCGCTGGCCATGACCCTGGTACAGGACGGCCTGCTCGACCTGCCGACCCTGCTTTCGCGCCTCTCCAGCGGCCCGGCCGCCGCCCTGCGCCTGCCGGCCGGCAAGCTGGCGGTGGGCTCGGCGGCGGACGTGGTGCTGTTCGAAGCCGACGGCCAGACCCTGGCGGGCGAAACCTGGCACTCCCGTGGCCAGAACTGCCCGTTCCTCGGCCACTGCCTGCCGGGCGTGGTGCGTTGCACCCTGGTGGACGGGCATATCGTCCACGCGGTGTAA
- a CDS encoding aspartate carbamoyltransferase catalytic subunit has translation MPTDAKRPLQLNDLGQLRHFLSLDGLSRELLTEILDTADSFLEVGARAVKKVPLLRGKTVCNVFFENSTRTRTTFELAAQRLSADVISLNVSTSSTSKGETLTDTLRNLEAMAADMFVVRHSDSGAAHFIAEHVSPNVAVINGGDGRHGHPTQGMLDMLTIRRHKGSFEKLSVAIVGDILHSRVARSDMLALKTLGCPDIRVVAPRTLLPVGLEEQYGVKVYTDANEGLKGVDVVIMLRLQRERMQGGLLPSEGEFFKLYGLTGKRLKLAKPDAIVMHPGPINRGVEIDSAVADGEQSVILNQVTYGIAIRMAVLSMAMSGQNAQRQLEQEDAQ, from the coding sequence ATGCCGACCGACGCCAAGCGCCCGCTGCAGCTCAACGACCTGGGCCAGCTGCGCCACTTCCTCTCGCTCGACGGGTTGTCCCGCGAACTGCTGACTGAAATCCTCGATACCGCCGACTCCTTCCTCGAAGTCGGCGCCCGCGCGGTGAAGAAAGTCCCGCTGCTGCGCGGCAAGACCGTGTGCAACGTGTTCTTCGAGAACTCCACGCGCACCCGTACTACCTTCGAGCTGGCCGCCCAGCGCCTGTCCGCCGACGTCATCTCGCTGAACGTGTCGACCTCCTCGACCAGCAAGGGCGAGACACTCACCGACACCCTGCGCAACCTCGAGGCGATGGCCGCCGACATGTTCGTCGTGCGTCACAGCGACTCGGGCGCCGCACACTTCATCGCCGAGCACGTCAGCCCCAACGTCGCCGTGATCAACGGCGGCGACGGTCGCCACGGCCACCCGACCCAGGGCATGCTCGACATGCTGACCATCCGCCGCCACAAGGGCAGCTTCGAGAAGCTCTCGGTGGCCATCGTCGGCGACATCCTGCACTCGCGCGTGGCCCGCTCCGACATGCTGGCGCTGAAGACCCTCGGCTGCCCGGACATCCGCGTCGTCGCCCCGCGCACCCTGCTGCCGGTCGGCCTGGAAGAGCAGTACGGGGTAAAGGTCTACACCGACGCCAACGAAGGCCTGAAGGGTGTCGACGTGGTGATCATGCTGCGCCTGCAGCGCGAGCGCATGCAGGGTGGCCTGCTGCCCAGCGAGGGCGAGTTCTTCAAGCTCTACGGCCTGACCGGCAAGCGCCTGAAGCTGGCCAAGCCCGACGCCATCGTCATGCACCCCGGCCCGATCAACCGTGGCGTGGAGATCGACTCCGCCGTGGCCGACGGTGAACAGTCGGTGATCCTCAACCAGGTCACCTACGGCATCGCCATCCGCATGGCCGTGCTGTCCATGGCCATGAGCGGCCAGAACGCCCAACGCCAGCTGGAACAGGAGGACGCGCAATGA
- the pilG gene encoding twitching motility response regulator PilG, with the protein MEQHSDGLKVMVIDDSKTIRRTAETLLKKVGCDVITAIDGFDALAKIADTHPSIIFVDIMMPRLDGYQTCALIKNNSAFKSTPVIMLSSKDGLFDKAKGRIVGSDQYLTKPFSKEELLGAIKTHVPDFTPVEHAS; encoded by the coding sequence ATGGAACAGCATTCCGACGGTTTGAAAGTAATGGTGATCGACGACTCCAAGACGATTCGTCGCACCGCCGAAACCCTGCTGAAGAAAGTCGGCTGCGATGTCATCACAGCCATCGACGGTTTCGATGCTCTGGCCAAGATTGCCGATACCCATCCCAGCATCATCTTCGTCGACATCATGATGCCCCGCCTGGATGGTTATCAGACCTGCGCCCTGATCAAGAACAACAGTGCCTTCAAATCCACGCCGGTGATCATGCTGTCCTCCAAGGACGGCCTGTTCGACAAGGCCAAGGGTCGCATCGTCGGTTCCGACCAGTACCTCACCAAGCCTTTCAGCAAGGAAGAGCTGCTCGGCGCGATCAAGACCCATGTGCCTGACTTTACCCCGGTGGAGCACGCTTCCTGA
- a CDS encoding NINE protein, with the protein MSANPDTHSKVIGYLLWIFGFTGSHRFYYGRPVTGTIWFFTLGLFFIGWIIDLFLIPSMDDAADQRYRAGGVDYNVAWILLTFLGVFGVHRMYMGKWLTGLLYLLTGGLFLVGVLYDFWTLNSQISERNGPQRI; encoded by the coding sequence ATGTCCGCCAACCCTGACACCCACAGCAAGGTCATCGGCTACCTGCTGTGGATCTTCGGCTTCACCGGTTCGCACCGCTTCTACTATGGCCGGCCGGTCACTGGCACCATCTGGTTCTTCACCCTCGGCTTGTTCTTCATCGGCTGGATCATCGACCTGTTCCTCATCCCCTCGATGGACGATGCGGCGGACCAGCGCTACCGCGCCGGCGGTGTGGACTACAACGTCGCCTGGATTCTGCTGACCTTCCTCGGCGTGTTCGGCGTACACCGCATGTACATGGGCAAATGGCTCACCGGCCTGCTCTACCTGCTGACCGGAGGCCTGTTTCTGGTGGGCGTGCTGTACGACTTCTGGACGCTGAACAGCCAGATCTCCGAGCGCAACGGCCCGCAGCGGATCTGA
- a CDS encoding pyridoxal-phosphate dependent enzyme, which translates to MSNESRPAVLDLIGNTPLVRVTRFDTGPCTLFLKLESQNPGGSIKDRIGVAMIETAERDGRLKPGGVIVEATAGNTGLGLALVGRAKGYRVVLVVPDKMSTEKVLHLRAMGAEVHITRSDVGKGHPEYYQDVAARLAKDLPDAFFADQFNNPANPLAHETGTGPEIWAQTGHDLDAVVVGVGSAGTLTGLTRFFQKVQPELEMVLADPVGSIMAEYSRSGAIGTPGSWAVEGIGEDFVPSIADLSSVRHAYSISDEESFATARELLRNEGIAAGSSTGTLLAAALRFCREQKEPKRVVSLVCDTGTRYLSKIYNDQWMTDQGLLQRKRYGDLRDIIARRFEEGRVVSVGPGDTLLTAFQRMRLADISQLPVLDGDRLVGVIDESDILLGVHDDPSHFRSDVASAMSDAPETLAPGASLAELEAVLDRGLVAIIADASGFHGLITRFDLLNHLRRTLP; encoded by the coding sequence ATGAGCAACGAATCCCGCCCCGCCGTACTCGACCTGATCGGCAATACCCCCCTGGTCCGCGTCACGCGTTTCGATACCGGACCCTGCACCCTGTTCCTCAAGCTCGAATCACAGAACCCCGGCGGCTCCATCAAGGACCGCATCGGCGTCGCCATGATCGAAACCGCCGAGCGCGACGGCCGGCTCAAGCCCGGCGGGGTGATCGTCGAGGCCACCGCCGGCAACACCGGCCTGGGCCTGGCGCTGGTGGGGCGCGCCAAGGGCTACCGGGTGGTGCTGGTGGTGCCGGACAAGATGTCCACCGAGAAGGTCCTGCACCTGCGGGCGATGGGCGCCGAGGTGCACATCACCCGCTCGGACGTCGGCAAGGGCCATCCCGAGTATTACCAGGACGTCGCCGCGCGGCTGGCGAAAGACCTGCCCGATGCCTTCTTCGCCGACCAGTTCAACAACCCTGCCAACCCGCTGGCCCACGAGACCGGCACCGGCCCGGAAATCTGGGCGCAGACCGGCCATGATCTCGACGCCGTGGTGGTCGGGGTCGGCTCCGCCGGTACGCTGACCGGTCTCACGCGCTTCTTCCAGAAGGTCCAGCCCGAGCTGGAAATGGTCCTGGCCGACCCGGTGGGCTCGATCATGGCCGAGTACTCGCGCTCCGGCGCCATCGGCACGCCCGGCTCCTGGGCGGTAGAGGGCATCGGCGAAGACTTCGTACCGTCGATTGCCGACCTCTCCAGCGTGCGCCACGCCTACTCGATCAGCGACGAGGAGAGCTTCGCCACCGCCCGCGAGCTGCTGCGCAACGAAGGCATCGCCGCCGGTTCGTCCACCGGCACGCTGCTGGCCGCCGCGCTGCGCTTCTGCCGCGAGCAGAAGGAACCCAAGCGCGTGGTCAGCCTGGTCTGCGACACCGGCACGCGCTACCTGTCGAAGATCTACAACGACCAGTGGATGACCGACCAGGGCCTGCTGCAGCGCAAGCGCTACGGCGACCTGCGCGACATCATCGCGCGGCGCTTCGAGGAAGGCCGGGTGGTTAGCGTCGGTCCCGGCGACACCCTGCTCACCGCCTTCCAGCGCATGCGCCTGGCCGATATCTCGCAACTGCCGGTGCTCGATGGCGACCGCCTGGTCGGCGTGATCGACGAGTCGGACATCCTGCTGGGCGTGCACGACGATCCCAGCCACTTCCGCAGCGACGTCGCCAGCGCCATGAGCGATGCGCCCGAAACCCTGGCGCCCGGTGCCAGCCTGGCCGAGCTGGAAGCCGTGCTCGATCGCGGCCTGGTCGCCATCATCGCCGACGCCTCGGGCTTCCACGGTCTGATCACCCGATTCGATTTGCTCAACCATTTGCGGAGGACCCTCCCATGA
- a CDS encoding energy transducer TonB, which translates to MNAATHSDFPVSSGVRPADRLGFTLFVAAIVHVAILLGVGFTMPMPSQLSKTLEITLASFKSEKAPEKADYLAQMNQQGSGTLEHKAIPKTTEQAPFQDTEVKKVAPPATPKQAKSPEAPKTAVSTRSPRPDKVQAKPRTPKAETVAKPAPQFDSSQLSAQISSLEADLAREQQAYAKRPRIHRLSAASTMRDKGAWYKEEWRKKIERIGNLNYPDEARRQRIYGSLRLLVSINRDGSLYEVQVLESSGQATLDQAAQRIVRLAAPFAPFSGDLNDIDRLEIIRTWRFERGDRLSSQ; encoded by the coding sequence ATGAACGCTGCAACCCATTCCGACTTCCCCGTGTCCTCCGGCGTACGCCCGGCGGACCGGCTGGGTTTCACCCTGTTCGTTGCGGCCATCGTGCACGTGGCCATCCTGCTCGGCGTGGGCTTCACCATGCCGATGCCCAGCCAACTGAGCAAAACCCTGGAAATCACCCTCGCCAGCTTCAAGAGCGAGAAGGCGCCCGAGAAGGCCGACTACCTCGCGCAGATGAACCAGCAGGGCAGCGGCACCCTGGAACACAAGGCGATCCCCAAGACCACCGAGCAGGCGCCGTTCCAGGACACCGAGGTGAAGAAGGTCGCGCCGCCGGCCACGCCGAAGCAGGCCAAGAGCCCGGAAGCGCCCAAGACCGCCGTCAGCACCCGCAGCCCGCGCCCGGACAAGGTCCAGGCCAAGCCCCGGACACCCAAGGCGGAAACCGTCGCCAAGCCCGCGCCGCAGTTCGACTCCAGCCAGTTGTCCGCACAGATATCCAGCCTCGAAGCCGACCTCGCCCGCGAGCAGCAGGCCTACGCCAAGCGCCCGCGCATCCACCGCCTGAGCGCCGCCTCGACCATGCGCGACAAGGGCGCCTGGTATAAAGAGGAATGGCGCAAGAAGATCGAGCGCATCGGCAACCTCAACTACCCCGACGAAGCCCGCCGCCAGCGCATCTACGGCAGCCTGCGGCTGCTGGTGTCGATCAACCGCGACGGCTCCCTCTACGAGGTGCAGGTGCTGGAGTCCTCCGGCCAGGCCACCCTCGACCAGGCCGCCCAGCGCATCGTGCGCCTGGCCGCGCCGTTCGCGCCCTTTTCCGGCGACCTGAACGACATCGACCGCCTGGAAATCATCCGCACCTGGCGCTTCGAGCGCGGCGACCGCCTGTCCAGCCAGTGA
- the ruvX gene encoding Holliday junction resolvase RuvX produces MMSAKPLRLLLGFDYGTKQIGVAVGQAITGQARELCVLKAQNGVPDWSRVEALIKEWQPDAIVVGLPLNMDGSPSDMSERAEKFARRLHGRYNLPVHTHDERLTTYAAKGERLAQGQRDGYRERPVDALAAALLLEGWLADNAPA; encoded by the coding sequence CTGATGAGTGCCAAGCCCCTGCGCCTGCTCCTGGGCTTCGACTACGGCACCAAGCAGATCGGCGTCGCCGTCGGCCAGGCCATCACCGGCCAGGCCCGCGAACTCTGCGTGCTCAAGGCACAGAACGGCGTGCCGGACTGGAGCCGCGTGGAAGCCCTGATCAAGGAATGGCAGCCCGACGCCATCGTCGTCGGCCTGCCGCTGAACATGGACGGCAGCCCCAGCGACATGAGCGAGCGCGCCGAGAAATTCGCCCGCCGCCTGCACGGCCGCTACAACCTGCCGGTGCACACCCACGACGAACGCCTGACCACCTACGCCGCCAAGGGCGAGCGCCTGGCCCAGGGCCAGCGCGATGGTTACCGCGAGCGCCCGGTGGACGCCCTGGCCGCCGCCCTGCTGCTGGAGGGCTGGCTGGCCGACAACGCCCCTGCCTGA
- a CDS encoding YqgE/AlgH family protein translates to MKSTAASSLKHHFLIAMPHMADPNFAQTVTYIVEHNEQGAMGLIINRPSGLSLADVLEQLRPDELPPVRCQGMTIYNGGPVQTDRGFVLHPAGRSFQATLELGELSLSTSQDVLFAIADGSGPAQHLITLGYAGWEAGQLEAELTDNAWLTCPADPAVLFEVPAEQRLSAAAERLGVNLSLLTAQAGHA, encoded by the coding sequence ATGAAAAGCACAGCCGCAAGCTCCCTCAAGCACCATTTCCTGATCGCCATGCCGCACATGGCGGACCCCAACTTCGCCCAGACCGTCACCTATATCGTCGAACACAACGAGCAGGGTGCCATGGGCCTGATCATCAACCGCCCCAGTGGCCTGAGCCTCGCCGACGTGCTCGAACAACTGCGCCCGGACGAACTGCCGCCGGTGCGCTGCCAGGGCATGACCATCTATAACGGTGGCCCGGTGCAGACCGACCGCGGCTTCGTCCTGCACCCCGCCGGGCGCAGCTTCCAGGCCACCCTGGAGTTGGGCGAGCTGTCGCTGTCCACCTCCCAGGACGTGCTGTTCGCCATCGCAGACGGCAGCGGCCCCGCGCAGCACCTGATCACCCTCGGCTACGCGGGCTGGGAAGCCGGCCAGCTGGAAGCGGAACTCACCGACAACGCGTGGCTGACCTGCCCCGCCGACCCGGCGGTGCTCTTCGAGGTGCCGGCCGAACAGCGCCTGTCGGCGGCTGCCGAGCGCCTGGGGGTCAACCTCAGCCTGCTCACCGCCCAGGCCGGGCACGCCTGA
- the pilU gene encoding type IV pilus ATPase PilU encodes MEFEKLLRLMVEKGASDLFITAGVPPSMKVNGKVLPVTKTALSPEQTRETVLSVMNEQQRREFAENHECNFAISARGVGRFRVSAFYQRNLVGMVLRRIETNIPTIEDLKLPEVLKKLAMTKRGLVIFVGATGTGKSTSLAAMIGYRNKNSTGHIISIEDPIEYIHQHQGCIVTQREVGLDTDTFEVALKNTLRQAPDVIMIGEVRSRETMDHAVAFAETGHLCLATLHANNANQALERIIHFFPADRHGQVWMDLSLNLKAIVAQQLVPTPDGKGRRAVIEVLLNTPLAADLIRKGEVHELKPLMKRSTEQGMQTFDQALYQLYSQGEITYEDALAYADSANDLRLMIKLGSETDADHLSSMTQGLTLEMSDDDPNRRFR; translated from the coding sequence ATGGAATTCGAGAAGCTGTTGCGCCTGATGGTGGAAAAGGGGGCCTCCGACCTGTTCATCACGGCGGGCGTGCCGCCGTCGATGAAGGTCAACGGCAAGGTGTTGCCGGTGACCAAGACCGCGCTGTCGCCGGAGCAGACCCGCGAAACCGTGCTCTCGGTGATGAACGAACAGCAACGCCGCGAGTTCGCCGAGAACCATGAGTGCAACTTCGCCATCAGCGCCCGTGGCGTCGGCCGTTTCCGGGTCAGCGCCTTCTACCAGCGCAACCTGGTGGGCATGGTGCTGCGCCGCATCGAGACCAATATCCCGACCATCGAAGACCTCAAGCTGCCGGAAGTCCTCAAGAAACTGGCGATGACCAAGCGTGGCCTGGTGATCTTCGTCGGCGCCACCGGTACCGGCAAGTCCACCTCGCTGGCGGCGATGATCGGCTACCGCAACAAGAACTCCACCGGCCACATCATCTCCATCGAAGACCCTATCGAGTACATCCACCAGCACCAGGGCTGCATCGTCACCCAGCGCGAGGTGGGCCTGGATACCGATACCTTCGAAGTGGCCCTGAAGAACACCCTGCGCCAGGCGCCGGACGTGATCATGATCGGCGAGGTGCGCTCGCGCGAGACCATGGACCACGCCGTGGCCTTCGCCGAAACCGGCCACCTGTGCCTGGCGACCCTGCACGCCAACAACGCCAACCAGGCGCTGGAGCGGATCATCCACTTCTTCCCGGCCGACCGGCATGGCCAGGTGTGGATGGACCTCTCGCTCAACCTCAAGGCCATCGTCGCCCAGCAACTGGTGCCGACCCCGGACGGCAAGGGCCGCCGCGCGGTGATCGAGGTATTGCTGAACACCCCGCTGGCCGCCGACCTGATCCGCAAGGGCGAGGTACACGAGCTCAAGCCGCTGATGAAGCGCTCCACCGAGCAAGGCATGCAGACCTTCGACCAGGCGCTGTACCAACTCTACAGCCAGGGCGAGATCACCTACGAAGACGCCCTGGCCTACGCCGACTCGGCGAACGACCTGCGCCTGATGATCAAGCTGGGCTCGGAAACCGATGCCGACCACCTGTCCAGCATGACCCAGGGGCTGACCCTGGAGATGAGCGACGACGACCCGAACCGCCGCTTCCGCTGA
- the gshB gene encoding glutathione synthase: protein MSVRLGIVMDPIAQISFKKDSSLAMLLAAQARGWQLFYMEQQDLYQKENLARGRMRPLKVFYDPAHWFELDAEIDQPLSDLDVILMRKDPPFDNEFVYSTYLLEQAESAGTLVVNKPQSLRDCNEKYFATLFPQCSPPTVVSRRSDILREFAAEHRDIILKPLDGMGGSMIFRHREGDPNLSVILETLTRHGQEQVMAQRYLPAIKDGDKRILMIDGEPVEYCLARIPAQGETRGNLAAGGRGVAQPLTERDRWIAAQVGPELRKRGLLFVGLDVIGENLTEINVTSPTCIREIDAAYDTRIGERLMTVIDEKLKARSAS from the coding sequence ATGAGCGTACGCCTCGGGATCGTGATGGACCCCATCGCGCAGATCAGTTTCAAGAAGGACAGCTCGCTGGCCATGTTGCTGGCCGCCCAGGCCCGCGGCTGGCAGCTCTTCTATATGGAACAGCAGGATCTTTACCAGAAAGAGAACCTCGCCCGCGGTCGCATGCGTCCGCTCAAGGTGTTCTACGACCCAGCCCACTGGTTCGAGCTGGATGCGGAGATCGACCAGCCGCTGTCGGACCTGGACGTGATCCTGATGCGCAAGGACCCGCCCTTCGACAACGAGTTCGTCTACTCCACCTACCTGCTGGAACAGGCCGAAAGCGCCGGCACGCTCGTGGTCAACAAGCCGCAGAGCCTGCGCGACTGCAACGAGAAGTACTTCGCCACCCTCTTCCCGCAGTGCTCGCCGCCCACCGTGGTGAGTCGCCGGTCCGATATTCTGCGCGAGTTCGCCGCCGAGCATCGTGACATCATTCTCAAACCCCTGGATGGCATGGGCGGATCGATGATCTTCCGCCACCGCGAAGGCGACCCGAACCTCTCGGTGATCCTCGAGACCCTGACCCGCCACGGCCAGGAGCAGGTCATGGCGCAGCGCTACCTGCCGGCCATCAAGGATGGCGACAAGCGCATCCTGATGATCGACGGCGAGCCGGTGGAATACTGCCTGGCGCGCATCCCGGCGCAAGGCGAGACCCGTGGCAACCTCGCCGCCGGCGGCCGTGGCGTGGCCCAGCCGCTGACCGAACGCGACCGCTGGATCGCCGCCCAGGTCGGCCCGGAACTGCGCAAGCGCGGCCTGCTGTTCGTCGGCCTGGACGTGATCGGCGAGAACCTCACCGAGATCAACGTCACCAGCCCGACCTGCATCCGCGAGATCGACGCGGCCTACGACACCCGCATCGGCGAGCGGCTGATGACGGTCATCGACGAAAAGCTCAAGGCGCGCAGTGCGTCATAG